In the Streptomyces spororaveus genome, CCAGCACTCTGGCGATCGCCGACTGTCTGATGTCCGTACGGACGAACTCGGCCGATCCGAGCCGGTGCGGCGGCGTCACGGCGTCCACCGCGATCACCCGCTCGACATCCGGATCACGCTGGATCCGGCGCACGAAGCGGCCGCCCAGCTGCCGGGCAGCCCCTGTGACGAGTACGACCTTCCCCACGAGCTCAGCGCCTCCCTCGAAGAAGTCCCCCGGCTGCACCGCAGCCCCTCCACCAGGATGGTGGAGGGGCTGCGGAGAACACGTACAGCTGCCGTTTACTTCTTGTTACGGCGCTGGACGCGGGTGCGCTTGAGCAGCTTGCGGTGCTTCTTCTTAGCCATCCGCTTGCGCCGCTTCTTGATAACAGAGCCCACGACTACCCTCGCTCACTTCTCTTCACTGGTGCGGGGCGTCTGGGCCCACACGACCTACGTCGGCCTAGCCTACCCGCCCGAGCTCTGAGCTTGTAATCCGAGCGCTTCCGCGTCGTAGCCAGGGGCTTCCCGAGCCTTAGTCTCAGGCCGACTCCACCCCCACATAGGACTCTCGGAGGTACTCGTGGACCGCGTTCTCGGGGACCCGGAAGGACCGGCCCACCCGGATTGCGGGCAGATGACCGTTGTGCACCAGCCGGTACACGGTCATCTTCGACACTCGCATCACCGAGGCGACCTCCGCCACGGTCAGGAACTGAACCTCACTGAGAGGCCTCTCGCCAGCAGCCATGACACACCTTGACCTTCCGCGCATGACGGGCACCGGCTTCCCCTCCGGTTACTCCTCGTCGTCGCACGCTCACTCCCCAGAGTAGGGGCGCGTGATACGAGTGGGGAAGAGGAGCTACGGCCACTCCTGCCGCCCCGTCAGACGCGCGCGGCCGAGCACGTAGTGGGCGAGCGGTCGGTAGTAGTCCGCCCGCACCGCGTCATCCAGCGGAACGGCCACCGAGACCCGCCCCTCGGCCTCGCCGACGAACAGCGCGGGATCATCCGTATCCGCCAACCCGATGGCCTCCACACCTAGCTGACCTGCACCGCAGACCCACCCGTGGTCCCCCACCACCAGCTCCGGCAGCGGCCCGCCGGCCTCCGCGAGGACCCCCAGCGCCATCCGGACCGGCAGCGGCGAATGGGTGTGCACGCCGGTCGCACTCCCCGGTACCCGCACGCCGGGTTCCCGCACCAGTGCGACCCCCCGTACGTATTCGATGCGGTGTGTGCGTACGCCGAACCGCGTCGCCATGTCGACACAGACCCCCTGCGCCGGGGTGAGGACAACACATCCCGCCGCCGACAACGCCTCCGCCAAACCGGCGTAGAAGCCCAGGAGCCGATGCGGATGGCCCGTCCCGAACAACACCGGCGACCGCGCCCGCGCCGCCTCGCACAGCCGCCCCGCGAAGGCCTCCAGCGCGGCCACCGTCCGCTCCGGATCGATCACGTCCGGCCCGCTGACGTGCGCCGGATCCGCCGACACCCCGCACTTGTCCGCCATCAGCCTCAGCAGATCACCCTCGCCCCACGCCCACTCCGGATCCAGCCCCAGCATCACCCGCGGATCCCGCGCCGCGAACAGCCGGTAACTGCGCAGGCTCTCCTCCCGGGAGGTGGCGACGGGCCCGGCCAACCGGGCGGCCAGCAGATGCGCACGCAGCGCGCCGGTGCTCAACACCCTCCGATGCTGCCCCAACGTATCTGGCGGGTCATCAATTCCGGCAAACAGCCCCACAGTTGGCGTAACGATGCGCCATGATCCGCACAGCCGGTCAGGTCAGCATGCCGCGCAGCGGGAACACCGCCCGGCGCGTGGCCAGAACGGCCTGATCCGTACGGTCCGCCGGGTCGTAGCCCGCGTCCCAATCCGGCCACGACGGGCTCCGCCCGTCCGTCATCCGGGCCGGCGCCAACTGCCGCGTCCGCGCGTACACCTCGTCCCGCCACGAGGCCGGTACCGCCGTCCCCGGATCCACCGGCCGGTGCGCGGCGATCCCCACGAGATGCGTCCACGACCGCGGAACGACGTCCACCACCGCGTACCCGCCCCCGCCCAGCGCCAGCCACCGACCGTCCGCGTACTCGTGCGCGAGCCGGTGACAGGCCTCCTGGACGGTCCGCTGGGCGTCCAGCGAGACCGCCAGGTGCGCCAGTGGGTCCTCGAAGTGCGTATCGGCCCCGTGCTGGGTCACCAGGAACTGCGGCCGGAAGTCAGCCAGCAGCTCCGGCACGACCGCGTGGAAGGCCCGCAGCCAGCCCTCGTCCCCGGTCCCGGCGGGCAGCGCGATGTTCACCGCCGACCCCTCCGCCCCCGGACCGCCGGTCTCCTCGGGCCAGCCGGTCTGCGGGAACAGCGTCCGCGGATGCTCGTGCATCGAGACGGTCAGCACCCGCGGGTCGTCCCAGAAGGCCGCCTGCACGCCGTCCCCGTGATGCACGTCCACATCCACGTACGCGACCCGCTCCGCCCCCAGCTCCAGCAGCCGCGCGATGGCCAGCGAGGCGTCGTTGTAGACGCAGAAGCCGGCCGCCCCGCCCGGCATCGCGTGGTGCAGCCCGCCGGCGAAGTTCACGGCGTGCTCGGCCTCACCGTGCCAGAGCGCCTCCGCGCCCGCCACGGACTGCCCGGCGATCAGCGCGGACGCCTCGTGCATCCCGTGGAACGCCGGATCGTCCACGGTCCCCAGCCCGTACGAACCGTCCGCGACGCCCGGGTCGGCGGACACCTCGCGCACCGCGTCGACGTAGTCCTCCCGGTGGACCAGCCGCAGCGTCGAATCCCCGGCCGCGGGCGCCGCCCGTACCTCCATCGCCCGGTCCAGCCCGAAGGCACGCACCAGGCCCATGGTCAGCGCCAGGCGCACCGGGTCCATCGGATGGCTCGGTCCGAAGTCATACCTCGTTACCGCCTCGTCCCACATCAACAGCCCGGTCACCGGCTCGCCGCTCATGCCGGACACCGTATCGGGCGCCCTCGGAGCCGAACGAGCGGGCTTGGAAGAGTGTCACCAGGACCAGCGCCATCGGCACCAGCATCGCGCCCCGGTAGCTCCAGGCGTCACCGACCGCCCCGACGAGCGGAGACCCGATCAGGAAGCCGACGTAGTTGAAGATGTTGAGCCGCGCGACGGCCGTGTCGGAGGCCCCCGGGAACAGCCTCCCCGCGGCGGCGAAGGTCTGCGGCACGATCACGCACAACCCGATCCCCAGCAGCGTGAACCCGAGCATCCCCGTCCACGCCCCCTGCGCCGCCGCCACCACGGCGAACCCGGCGGCCGCCACCAGCGTCCCCGCCCGCACCACGGCCGCCGCCCCGAAGCGCCGCACGCCCAGGTCCCCGACGGCCCGCCCCACGAGGGTGGTCACCATGTACACGTTGTAGGGGACGGTCGCCATCTGCTCCGAACTCCCGAGCACGTCCTGCAGGTACTTGGCACTCCAGTTCGCCACCGTGGAGTCCCCGATGTACGCGCACGCCATCACCAGGCAGAGCGGCAGCAGCAGCTTGAACCCGCCGGCCCCCAGACCCTTCCCGCCGTCCTCCGCCTGCCCCGCCGTCCCGTCGACGTAGCGCCTGCTCCCCAGGAAGGCCACCGGCAGCAGCACGACCACGGCCGGCAGATAACTGACGAAGAGGTTCAGCTCCCAGTGGGCGCCCGCCCACGCGGCCGAGGCCCCGAGAATCCCGCCGAGGCTGTAGGCGGCGTGGAAGCCGAGCATGATGCTCCGCCCGTACGCCCGCTGCAGGCTGACCCCGAGCATGTTCATCGAGGCGTCCAGCGCACCCACGGACAGCCCGAACGCCCCCAGCGCCACCGCCACGTGCCACATCTGGCCACCGGCTCCGACGCCCAGCAGGGACAGCAGCACCAGCGGCTGCGCCCACCGCAGTACGGCACTGGGCGCCACCCGCTTCACCAGGTGCTCGGTGGCCACGCTCGACGCCCCCGCGAGGACCGGCACGGCCGCGAGGAAGGCGGGCAGCAGGCCGTCGGATATCCCGTACCGGTCCTGGATGGCCGGGATCCGCGTCACGAGCAGCGCGAAGGCGACGCCTTGCACGAAGAAACTGAACCCCAGAGCGCCGCGGCCGCGCCGCAGCCGCACATCATCCGTCATGGCGGGTCAGCGTAGGGCCACGGGCTACCCGTGGGTAGAGAGATCACATACCCAGTCCGGCCTCCAGCCCGAGCAGTCCGGTGAGCTGCTTCATGTCACCGAAGTGCCCGGTGGCCCCGGGGAGCCGGTCGGCGGGCAGCATCGCCGTGAACGCGTACACGTCCATGCCCGCGGCGGCGGCGGCCCGGATGCCGAGCGGACTGTCCTCGACGACCACGCAGCGGGCGGGCTCCACACCCATCTGCCGCGCCGCGTGCAGGTACAGATCGGGAGCCGGCTTCCCCTGGCCCACGTCCTGCGCACTGAAGATCCACTCCTCCTCGAACCACCCGTCGAGCCCGGCCACCCGGTGCCCGACGCGGATCCGCTCATGGCTCCCGGAGGAGGCCAGGCAGTACCCGACGCCTTGCGCGGTCAGCGCTCCCAGCACCTCCTCCACGCCGGGCACGGGCTTGAGCTCCTGCTCGAACGCGGCGACGGTCCGTGCGTGCAGCGTCTCGTCGAAGTCGGCCGGCAGCTGCTGCCCGGTCCGCTCGCCGACGAGGTCGTGCACCCGGTGCGGGGCGGCTCCCATGTAGTCGCGGACCGACTCCTCGTAGGTGGTCGGGTGCCCCAGCTCGGTCAGGTACCCGGCGAGGATGCTGTTGGCGAGCGGCTCGCTGTCCACCAGCACGCCGTCGTTGTCGAAGATGACGAGGTCGTAGCCCATACCCCCACAGTACGAACTAAAGGGACGTAGAGCCCGTCTCGCCGGGCCGCCGACCACGCGTCACCGGGCTGCTGCGGCCATTCGGACGACAGACGGGAGGCGTGCGGCCGGCCCGATCGGGCCGTAAACGCAGAAAAGCCCCGCACCATAAGGTGCGGGGCTTTCCCACAATGATTGTTCGGCGGCGTCCTACTCTCCCACAGGGTCCCCCCTGCAGTACCATCGGCGCTGAAAGGCTTAGCTTCCGGGTTCGGAATGTAACCGGGCGTTTCCCTAACGCTATGACCACCGAAACACTATGAAATTTGAACACGCTGGCATGGACACAGCTGTTCGTTATTTCAGAAC is a window encoding:
- a CDS encoding 30S ribosomal protein bS22, which translates into the protein MGSVIKKRRKRMAKKKHRKLLKRTRVQRRNKK
- a CDS encoding helix-turn-helix domain-containing protein produces the protein MAAGERPLSEVQFLTVAEVASVMRVSKMTVYRLVHNGHLPAIRVGRSFRVPENAVHEYLRESYVGVESA
- a CDS encoding phosphatase is translated as MLSTGALRAHLLAARLAGPVATSREESLRSYRLFAARDPRVMLGLDPEWAWGEGDLLRLMADKCGVSADPAHVSGPDVIDPERTVAALEAFAGRLCEAARARSPVLFGTGHPHRLLGFYAGLAEALSAAGCVVLTPAQGVCVDMATRFGVRTHRIEYVRGVALVREPGVRVPGSATGVHTHSPLPVRMALGVLAEAGGPLPELVVGDHGWVCGAGQLGVEAIGLADTDDPALFVGEAEGRVSVAVPLDDAVRADYYRPLAHYVLGRARLTGRQEWP
- a CDS encoding acetoin utilization protein AcuC, which encodes MWDEAVTRYDFGPSHPMDPVRLALTMGLVRAFGLDRAMEVRAAPAAGDSTLRLVHREDYVDAVREVSADPGVADGSYGLGTVDDPAFHGMHEASALIAGQSVAGAEALWHGEAEHAVNFAGGLHHAMPGGAAGFCVYNDASLAIARLLELGAERVAYVDVDVHHGDGVQAAFWDDPRVLTVSMHEHPRTLFPQTGWPEETGGPGAEGSAVNIALPAGTGDEGWLRAFHAVVPELLADFRPQFLVTQHGADTHFEDPLAHLAVSLDAQRTVQEACHRLAHEYADGRWLALGGGGYAVVDVVPRSWTHLVGIAAHRPVDPGTAVPASWRDEVYARTRQLAPARMTDGRSPSWPDWDAGYDPADRTDQAVLATRRAVFPLRGMLT
- a CDS encoding MFS transporter — encoded protein: MTDDVRLRRGRGALGFSFFVQGVAFALLVTRIPAIQDRYGISDGLLPAFLAAVPVLAGASSVATEHLVKRVAPSAVLRWAQPLVLLSLLGVGAGGQMWHVAVALGAFGLSVGALDASMNMLGVSLQRAYGRSIMLGFHAAYSLGGILGASAAWAGAHWELNLFVSYLPAVVVLLPVAFLGSRRYVDGTAGQAEDGGKGLGAGGFKLLLPLCLVMACAYIGDSTVANWSAKYLQDVLGSSEQMATVPYNVYMVTTLVGRAVGDLGVRRFGAAAVVRAGTLVAAAGFAVVAAAQGAWTGMLGFTLLGIGLCVIVPQTFAAAGRLFPGASDTAVARLNIFNYVGFLIGSPLVGAVGDAWSYRGAMLVPMALVLVTLFQARSFGSEGARYGVRHERRAGDRAVDVGRGGNEV
- a CDS encoding HAD family hydrolase codes for the protein MGYDLVIFDNDGVLVDSEPLANSILAGYLTELGHPTTYEESVRDYMGAAPHRVHDLVGERTGQQLPADFDETLHARTVAAFEQELKPVPGVEEVLGALTAQGVGYCLASSGSHERIRVGHRVAGLDGWFEEEWIFSAQDVGQGKPAPDLYLHAARQMGVEPARCVVVEDSPLGIRAAAAAGMDVYAFTAMLPADRLPGATGHFGDMKQLTGLLGLEAGLGM